The Alkalibacter rhizosphaerae genomic sequence CAAGAGAAACAACATTCGACTATGACGATTTTATGAGAAAATTTTGTGATCGAAAATATATGTCAGACTTTTCTTTGGAAATGAGCAGGTCCAGTGAAATCTATGTAAAGCAATTTCTAACCACCAAAAAAGCATGAAGGTATAATTGAAAAAATAAGAAAATACTCAAAAAGATGATATAAAGAATCGATCTTGGGTAACAATAAGTTATGAGAAATATTTGGATCATTAAAAAAGGAGTGAATGTCCATGTTGTCGATTAGGGAAAATTTGATGGAAACGATCAAAGGTGGAAATCCGGATCGATTCGTCAAGCAGTATGAATTTTTGGAGCTGATCATGAATACGCCCATTACACGATTAAAGCCGCCTATCGGCGGGCAGATCGTCAATGAGTGGGGAATTACCGTACGTTGGCCGGAAGGTCAAATCGGCGCGTTTCCGGTCCATGATGAAGAACACATTTTGTTGAAAGATATCTCCAAGTGGAAAGAGGTCATCAAAGCGCCGAATATCATCCACCCGCCGGAAGATTGGAAAGCCGCCCAGGAAACGGTGTCCAAGATCGATCGAAACGAAAAATTTGTCACCATCTTTGTAGCGCCTGGCATTTTTGAACATCTCCATTATTTTATGGGCATGGAAGGTGCCATGATGAATTTTTACGAAGAACCGGAATTGATGCATGAATTGATCGATTTTCTGGTAGATTGGGAAATCAAACTGGCAGACGAATTCATTAAATATTTGAAACCAGATGCGTTGTTCCATCATGATGATTGGGGCAGCAGTTTGAATTCGTTAATAGCTCCGCCAACATTTGAAGAGTTTATTTTGCCGGCTTACAAAAAAATTTATGGGCATTGGAAAGAAAACGGGGTACTGATCGTTCATCACAATGATGCCTACAGCGCCAACTTGGTTCCTTACATGATCGAGATGGGAATCGACATTTGGCAGGGTGTTGTGACCAGCAATAATACACCGGAATTGATCAAAAAATATGGTGGACAAATTTCCTTTATGGGAGATCTCGATAGTGGAGTCATCGATTTTCCCAAGTGGGAAAAAGAGATCATTGCCAGAGAAGTGGAGCGGGCGTGCAAAAGCTGCGGCAAGCATTATTTCATTCCTTCTCAGACACAGGGCGGACCCGACAGTTCATTCCCAGGAGTTTATCAAACGATCAATGAAGAGATCGACCGCATGAGCAAAGAAATGTTCTAAGTAAATTTTTGAACCAGCACAAACACAAAATGTGCTGGTTTTTTTTGCATGAAAAATCATATCCCACAAGGCGTAAGAATCCATGTATAATAAAAATAAGCAGTGTTGAAATGTGAATCGGAAAAATTTGAGATGGTGAGGTGTCTGCACATGAATTTGGAAGGCAAGGTAGCATTGATCACAGGAGCAGGAAGCGGGATCGGAGAAGGGATCGCCAGGAGATTTGTGGAAGATGGTGCGAAAATCGTCATGGTTGGCCGGAGAAAGGAAAAGCTGGAGGAAGTGGCTGCAACTTTCCCTCCCGGTTCGGCCAAGGTTTGCCAGGGGGATGTCTCCATTCCGGAAGATATTTTGCGCATCGTGGAGGAGACGTTGGAATTTGGAGATGGTAAGATCGACGTTCTTGTAAACAACGCGGGGATCAATGTTCCAGGAGGAGTAGCGGAGATCGCTTTGGAAGACTGGAAAACGATATTTGATGTAAATTTGAATGGGCCATTTCTTTTGATGAGGGAGGTCATTCCTCACATGAAAGCTGCTGGAGGGGGATCCATTGTCAACATTGCTTCCATTGGAGGGTTGCGATGTCTTTCCCAACGAGTCGGATACTGTACCACAAAAGCTGCACTGATCATGATGAGCAAACAAGCCGCACGTGACTATGGGGTGGATAATATTCGAGTCAATGCGGTTTGCCCGGGATTTGTATTGACGGAAATGACGGAGGAACATTTTGGAGGATTGACGGAAGATGCTTTTATTGGAGCTCCGATGCAACGAGGGGCCATGCCGGAAGAAATTGCAGGGATCTGCAGTTATCTGGCCAGCGACGATGCATCTTACACAACGGGTTCTGTTATTACAGTTGATGGCGGAGCAACGGTGGTGGATCCGTTTGAAATCGGGATCATGGGTGCAGCGAGAAACAAGTAGATCAAAGGAGGAGAATCAATGGAAGTACGAGTAGTAGGTCATGGACCGAACAAGTTGTCAACAAAAGTGTTTTTTAGCGATGAATCGGGATTTGAAGTAGCTTCTGTGATCGTTATGGGGAAAGAGGACGCCATTCTTATCGATACCCAGTGGACTTTATCCAATGCCCATCGTGTCATTGCCGAGGTACTGGAAACAGGCAAGAAGTTGAAATATATTTTTTTGTCACACGCACACCCGGATCATTATTTTGGCACAGGACATATCGCAGAAGCATTTCCGGATGCAAAGGTAGTGGCCTTGGCAGATACGGCAGAAATGGTCAATGAACAATTTTTTGGAAAAATCGAACATTGGGAGGGAGTCATCGGTTCCCACAATGTGGCGAGAAAGGAAGTTCCAGTGGAAGTGCTGGAGGATCATTACTTGGAGTTGGAAGGAGAACGTTTGGAGATCATACCGAACGTAGTGGGAGATCTGGTTTACAACACCATGGTTTGGATCCCCTCCATAAAAACTTTATACGGAAGTGATGTTTTGTTCAATCAAGCCCATCCATTTACTTGCGAAGTAACAGCAGAGGAAAGAAAAGAGTGGATCCAGGCATTGGACGACATCGAAAAGATGGGTGCGGAAGTCATCATTCCGGGGCATCAAAAACCGGGGATGCCCTTTGATCTTAGTTCAGTCTATTTTACGAGAGATTATTTGATCGCCAACGATGAAGAGTTGGAAAATACCGAGGATGTGGCTGGTTTTTATTACAACATGGTGCAGCGTTTTCCCGATGCAAACTTGTTTATCAGCATTGAGATGAATGCCAATGTATTCAAAGGCGGTCGAGATTGGAACTGGAGAGCAATAGAATGATCAAAAATTAAAAAAAGGAGTGCTCATCTTGGTGAGCACTCCTTGATTTTTCTTAAAGTCCTGCCAGATCCAGAATATCTGGAACTTTTGATTCCCAACCAAGTGCCATGATGTGGACACCCTGACAGTAGTCTTTACATTCTTTGATGATGCGGGCGGAAATCTCCACACCGGTGATCCCGGCTTTGGTTTTTTCCTTGTCTGCTTTCAATTCCTCGATCATTTCTTCGGGAACGTGGACGCCGGCTACATTTGCATTCATATAGCGGCACATTCCGACGTTTTTTGGAATGATGATGCCCAGTTGTACCGGTACCCCAAATTGTTTTGCTTGTTCCATGAATTTGATGAATTTTTCCGGTTCGTAAACGCCTTGGGTTTGGAAGTATTCTGCACCGGCTTTTACTTTTGCTTCCATCTTTGCCAACTGCACATCGACGGAATCGCTGCATGGAGAAACAACAGCACCTTTTGCAAATTTTGGTGGCTCACCATCCAAAGGATTTCCTGCCAGGTCCACTCCCTGTTCCAACAATTTTACTGCATGGATCAGGGATACGGAATCCAGATCAAAAACCGGTTTTGCCTGAGGATGATCCCCCAGGGTAGTA encodes the following:
- a CDS encoding uroporphyrinogen decarboxylase family protein, with protein sequence MLSIRENLMETIKGGNPDRFVKQYEFLELIMNTPITRLKPPIGGQIVNEWGITVRWPEGQIGAFPVHDEEHILLKDISKWKEVIKAPNIIHPPEDWKAAQETVSKIDRNEKFVTIFVAPGIFEHLHYFMGMEGAMMNFYEEPELMHELIDFLVDWEIKLADEFIKYLKPDALFHHDDWGSSLNSLIAPPTFEEFILPAYKKIYGHWKENGVLIVHHNDAYSANLVPYMIEMGIDIWQGVVTSNNTPELIKKYGGQISFMGDLDSGVIDFPKWEKEIIAREVERACKSCGKHYFIPSQTQGGPDSSFPGVYQTINEEIDRMSKEMF
- a CDS encoding MBL fold metallo-hydrolase; translated protein: MEVRVVGHGPNKLSTKVFFSDESGFEVASVIVMGKEDAILIDTQWTLSNAHRVIAEVLETGKKLKYIFLSHAHPDHYFGTGHIAEAFPDAKVVALADTAEMVNEQFFGKIEHWEGVIGSHNVARKEVPVEVLEDHYLELEGERLEIIPNVVGDLVYNTMVWIPSIKTLYGSDVLFNQAHPFTCEVTAEERKEWIQALDDIEKMGAEVIIPGHQKPGMPFDLSSVYFTRDYLIANDEELENTEDVAGFYYNMVQRFPDANLFISIEMNANVFKGGRDWNWRAIE
- a CDS encoding SDR family NAD(P)-dependent oxidoreductase; protein product: MNLEGKVALITGAGSGIGEGIARRFVEDGAKIVMVGRRKEKLEEVAATFPPGSAKVCQGDVSIPEDILRIVEETLEFGDGKIDVLVNNAGINVPGGVAEIALEDWKTIFDVNLNGPFLLMREVIPHMKAAGGGSIVNIASIGGLRCLSQRVGYCTTKAALIMMSKQAARDYGVDNIRVNAVCPGFVLTEMTEEHFGGLTEDAFIGAPMQRGAMPEEIAGICSYLASDDASYTTGSVITVDGGATVVDPFEIGIMGAARNK
- a CDS encoding methylenetetrahydrofolate reductase, with amino-acid sequence MRITEMFQRGEFVVTAEVGPPKGINIDHLVEEANEYLKGRVHAVNVTDNQSSVMRLGSLATCKVLEDQGLNSIFQITCRDRNRIALQSDILSAALLGIDNLLLLTGDYTTLGDHPQAKPVFDLDSVSLIHAVKLLEQGVDLAGNPLDGEPPKFAKGAVVSPCSDSVDVQLAKMEAKVKAGAEYFQTQGVYEPEKFIKFMEQAKQFGVPVQLGIIIPKNVGMCRYMNANVAGVHVPEEMIEELKADKEKTKAGITGVEISARIIKECKDYCQGVHIMALGWESKVPDILDLAGL